ACAATAGCCTTTTAAGTTTTCTCTGGAAAACCTTCTGTTATATGCAAATTTATTATAATCATTCCATATTTCTTTAAGGGGGAGATGTTTAATATTTCCTTCAGAATTTTGATTATGCGGACATCCTTTAACTTCACCGCTGCTGTTAATACAAACTATATTTATGCCGCATTGACAACCTTTCCAAGTTTTTATTTCCAGTTCAGATGACAATTTTGAGTAATAACCTATACAATCAGCTTCGACAATATTTATCTTTTTTGAGTACTTTTTTCTTAATTTCACTATTTGCTCGGCTAGAGAATAATATTCTTTTTCATTCAAGACTAAGTTTTCAGGCATCCGTCCTTGTAATTTTCCAAGCTGTATCTGATGAAGAGGAACTCCTGATTTGATTGACAAATTTACTATTTTTTCCAGTTCATCTAAATTTTTCTTTGTAACTGTCGTACTTACCGAAACGCTTAAATTATTTTTTACCGCTTTTTTTATATTAGAAGTAAGTTTGTCAAAAGCTCCCTGCTTTCCTCTTATATAATCATGTGTTTCAGGATTTGCACCATCAAGACTGAATGAAAGAGAGGATACCTCCAGATTTCTCAGAATATCAAAATCATCATCATCAAGAAGCGTTCCATTAGTCATAATATGCAATCCCATTCCTAATGAAATTATTTTTTGAGATAATATCACCCAATCGTTTCTTATAAAGGGTTCTCCCCCTGATAAAACTATATCTTTGCATCCTAAATCAGCCAGTTGTTCTATAAGAATTAATCCTTCATGAGTGCTAAACTCTTCAGGAAGGCTAAAATCACCTGATTCATTTATGCAATGCACACAATTTAAATTACATTTTGAAGTTATTTCCCAAACCGCCAACTCGAGTTTGTACATTACAATTCCTCTAATTAATGTTAAACTAATTATAACATTAATTAGTTTAAGGAAAGTTAAATGAGCTTTATAAAAACTGTCAAAAACACTATTCTTGCAGGAATTATGCTTATTAGTTCATTCGGTATAGTTGCAGCAAATACAAAAGAAGCTAATGATTTTAAGATAATGCCTACATCAGGATTGGTTCCTATTATGCAGCAAAAACCTGCTGCGCCTAAATTAAAACCTTTGGGCGGCAGTCCTCTCCCCCCTAAACAAAAAACAAATAAAGATGTTAAGAATTCAACCATATTTAAATTTTTTTCTACTAAGGAACCCCAAACTCCTACAAATTACCCTTATGCTGGAAAAATGCCTTTTAAAAAGAGCAACTCTAAATAATAGAAAAATAAAGAAGTTTATTCCAGTCTTTCTAGGGCTTTTCCTGCCTGTGCATCTTGAGGATTCAATTCAAGACATTTCGAATAGAATTTTTTTGCCAATGTTTTATGGTCCAAAACTTCAAGAGTAACTGCAATATTGAAACAAACATCAGAATTTGACGGATTTATTTCCATTGCCTTGTTAAAACAGTCAAGAGCTTTATAATAATTGACTTTTTTATAGTACAAATTACCCAGATTATAATAAGCATACATAAAATCAGGTTTTATTTCGGTTACTTTCAAAAAATATTTTTCGGCTAAACCTTTATTGTCATTTTTATAAAGACTTACAGCATAACTATAAATGTACTCATATTTGGCAGGTTCAGCTTCCGAAATTTCTTTATACAGACTGCAAGCTTCATCAGGTCTGTTTGTTTTTTCATAAAGTCCTGCAAGAATAAAAAGATGGGAATTATTTTTTTTAGATTTTGTTCTTAAAAAATTTAAAGTTTCTGCTGCATTAGAAAAATCATTTTTTGCGATTAGTACTTTAACTTTTTCAACTGTTTTCTCAAAATTAAATTCGATATTATCTTCATCAACACCCATCATTGAATACATAAAAGAATTTGTACTAATTTTGGGATTATTATTAACATTGATTATCTGCACATTTTGTCTTTGCTTTGAAAGATCGATATTATAAACACTGATAGAGGAATTAGATGAATTATTTGCATTTTCTTCAGCCTGTTTTTTTCTTATGGCTTTTAAAACATCAGGCTTGAATTTTTCATTATGAACAGAAAAAATATCTTTATATTCATAATTTCCTGTTAACAGGTTAAAATTTTCAAAAAATAAAGGATCCAGTTTTAATTTTTGCTTTTCATCAGGAATTACCAGAGAATCGCAAAATTCAGCAAAATTTTCTCTTGTAACTCTTACATTAAATTGCTCGCTTGAAATACTATTACTCGCAGAAACAGCAGAACAACATATAACCGTAGTGATAATATTTATTACACACACAAGGTTAAGAATTATTACCAATTTTTTTTGATAATGTTTCATTATGTAAACTAGCCCAACCATTTTCAATCCATGTTTATTTTAAACGATTTTTTGGAAAAATCTAGTGTATATTGCTATTTTCGACTTTTAGGAGTACTGCCTACCTGTCTATCCAAATATAGTTGCCAAATATAACTTATTAATAATTTAAAATAAACATTCGAAAAAGGTATTGCAATTTTTTACATCTTAAATATAATATATGTGTGGATTATAGGTTGATTTACGAAAGGAGATTATTCGTGAATAAAGAGGAATTAGTACAAGAGATAGCTAAAAAAGCAAAAGTTACCCAAAAAGAAGCTGCTGAAGTTTTATCAACTCTTATTGAAGTTGTTGAAAAAACAGTTTCAAAAGGTAAAAAAGTAACATTAGTAGGTTTCGGTACATTTGAAGCTCGCAAAAGAGCAGCTAGAACCGGTAGAAATCCTCAAACCGGCAAAGAAATCAAAATCCCTGCTAAAACAGTTCCTGCATTTACCGCTGGTAAAAAATTCAAAGAACTCGTTAACAAGTAGAAACTTGCTTAATAGTTTTAAAAAACCCTGCTTTTATTCAAAGCAGGGTTTTTTGTATATTTATAAAATGTTTTTTACAGACGATTAATGACTTGCGATAACAGTTTCATTCTTGCTGCCCAAAGTAATGCCCTCTGTAGCAAGATCGGCTTCCACCATTATTCTTACAAGTTCTTTAAAGCTTGTTTTTGGTGTCCAGTTTAATTTTTGTTTTGCTTTTGTCGGATCACCTATAAGCAACTCAACTTCTGCGGGTCTAAAGTATCTTGAATCGATTTCAACATACTTTTCCCAATCAAGATTAACTGTTTTAAAAGCCTGAGTGAGAAAATCTTTTACTGAATAAGTTTCTCCCGTTGCAACTACATAATCATCAGGTGTATCTTGCTGCAACATAAGCCACATTGCTTCCACATAATCTTTTGCATAACCCCAGTCGCGCTTTGCGTCAATATTTCCAAGATATAATTTGTCCTGTTTTCCTGCAACTATTTTTGCAAGAGCTTTTGTGATTTTTCTTGTTACAAAAGTTTCCCCTCTTCTCGGAGATTCATGGTTAAACAAAATACCGTTACAGTTAAACATATCGTAGCTTTCACGATAGTTTACAGTTATCCAATATGAATATAACTTTGCTACGGCATAAGGACTTCTCGGATAAAAAGGAGTAGTTTCTTTTTGAGGGATTTCCTGCACTTTTCCGTACAATTCACTTGAAGAGGCCTGATAAAATTTTGTATTAATTTTAGTATCTTTAATAGCATCAAGGAGTCTGAGAGTTCCAAGCCCGACAACATCGCCTGTATATTCCGGAGTATCAAAACTCACTCTTACGTGACTTTGCGCACCCAGATTATAAATTTCATCAGGTTCAACTTTTTCGAGAATACGGCAGATATTTGAGGAATCCGATAAATCACCGTAATGAAGGAAGAGTTTTGTATTTTCGATATGCGGGTCGTTGTAGAGATGGTCAATTCTTTCTGTGTTAAAAGAGCTCGATCTTCTGATTATTCCGTGAACTTCATATCCTTTTTCCAACAGGAGCTCTGTGAGATAAGAACCGTCTTGTCCTGTTATTCCTGTAATGAGTGCTTTTTTTGTCATTTTTTGCTCCTGAATGTTTATTTGATTCTGATTTACATAATTATAGATTAATTCAAAAAAGATATTCAAATTATTTTATAAGTTCTTGAATTTGTTTAAATTTTTCATGAGAAGCACATTTAATAAGCTCAAAAACTATCATTTCTACACATGCCGGCACCGCTCCGCTAGAAATCATCCTTTCAAAGCCAATTTCGCATTCGTATTCTTTTCTTGAACCCACAGCGTCTTTTACGAGAAAAATTTCATACCCTGCTGATAATAAATCGCTTACTGTTTGGTGCACGCATACATGAGATTCTATACCGCAAACTATGACCTGATTTTTGCCTGTTTCTTTAATTAAATCCTCAAAAGCACTGTTTGCACAACAGCTAAAACTTTTCTTTTCGTAATATTTTGCATTTTCTGACAAATTTTCTTTAATTTCAGGGATTGTTGCCCCGAGTCCCTGAGGGTACTGCTCTGAGACAATAACGGGAATTCCAAGAATTTTTGCAGCTTTTGTGAGTATTACAGCATTTTTTTGTATTTTTTCTTTGTCATGCTGCGCCTTTAAAAGTTTTTCCTGTATGTCAATTATTAACAAAATGCTATTTTCACTATTAAGTAGTTTATTTTTCATAATTTATTTCCTGAATTTTATTCTCTATTTTTTTGTATCAAAAAATTTTCAAAACCATTATAATATAAGTAGTGTTGTCATAAAAATTTAATTTTTGGAAAGGCATATAATGGATTACGAAACAATAATAAACCGTGTCCCAATGGTAATAGAAACTACCAGCAAAGGTGAAAGAGCTTTTGATATTTTCTCAAGGCTTTTAAGAGAGCGTATTATCTTTCTCGGTGATGAAATTGACGATGATTTGGCAAATGTTATCGTTGCACAGCTTCTTCTTCTGGATTCAGAAAATCCCGAAAAGGACATTATGCTTTATATAAATAGCCCCGGTGGTGTTATTACTTCAGGCATGGCCATTTACGATACAATGATGCACATCAGATGTGATGTAAGCACTATTTGCATAGGAGAAGCTTGCAGCATGGGCTCATTCTTGCTTAATGCAGGAGCCGCAGGCAAACGCCTTTCGCTTCCTCACTCCAGAATAATGATTCACCAACCATCAGGCGGTGCAAGAGGACAAGCGACCGATATTATGATTGAAGCGGCGGAAATTTCAAGAATAAAAAAAGAAATGAACGAGCTTATGGCTAAGCACAGCGGGCAGTCTCTGGAAAGAATAGAAAAGGACGTTGAAAGAGACTATTTCATGTCCGCAGAAGAAGCTAAAGATTACGGACTTATTGATAAAGTTCTTTATAAACCTGAAATTGTAAAAAATTAATCAATCTGTCAATTGCGAGGAAGTTCGAAGAGCAGGCAATCTATTTAACTCCGATTGCCAATTAATTTATTTTTACAAATTGTCATTCTGAGGGTTTTAACCCGAAGAATCTGTCCGGTAAGCATTTTTAGCTAAAATCATAAATTGGACAGATCCTTCGCTTTGCTCAGGATGACATTCTCAAAAATCAATATTTGCAATAATTTTAGCAAATTAGAGATTCGGGTTATTTAGGCTTTAAACAGATATTAAAAAACAATTATTTTTTAAACTCTTCCGCAAAGGCAGAAACAATATCTTCAAGCCATTTTCTGCCGATCAAAAAACTTTGCCAGTC
The genomic region above belongs to bacterium and contains:
- a CDS encoding radical SAM protein; the protein is MYKLELAVWEITSKCNLNCVHCINESGDFSLPEEFSTHEGLILIEQLADLGCKDIVLSGGEPFIRNDWVILSQKIISLGMGLHIMTNGTLLDDDDFDILRNLEVSSLSFSLDGANPETHDYIRGKQGAFDKLTSNIKKAVKNNLSVSVSTTVTKKNLDELEKIVNLSIKSGVPLHQIQLGKLQGRMPENLVLNEKEYYSLAEQIVKLRKKYSKKINIVEADCIGYYSKLSSELEIKTWKGCQCGINIVCINSSGEVKGCPHNQNSEGNIKHLPLKEIWNDYNKFAYNRRFSRENLKGYCRKCKYGDLCRGGCSANTCSSKGTDKETPYCLWKIETYGYSD
- a CDS encoding tetratricopeptide repeat protein, which codes for MVGLVYIMKHYQKKLVIILNLVCVINIITTVICCSAVSASNSISSEQFNVRVTRENFAEFCDSLVIPDEKQKLKLDPLFFENFNLLTGNYEYKDIFSVHNEKFKPDVLKAIRKKQAEENANNSSNSSISVYNIDLSKQRQNVQIINVNNNPKISTNSFMYSMMGVDEDNIEFNFEKTVEKVKVLIAKNDFSNAAETLNFLRTKSKKNNSHLFILAGLYEKTNRPDEACSLYKEISEAEPAKYEYIYSYAVSLYKNDNKGLAEKYFLKVTEIKPDFMYAYYNLGNLYYKKVNYYKALDCFNKAMEINPSNSDVCFNIAVTLEVLDHKTLAKKFYSKCLELNPQDAQAGKALERLE
- a CDS encoding HU family DNA-binding protein, with product MNKEELVQEIAKKAKVTQKEAAEVLSTLIEVVEKTVSKGKKVTLVGFGTFEARKRAARTGRNPQTGKEIKIPAKTVPAFTAGKKFKELVNK
- the gmd gene encoding GDP-mannose 4,6-dehydratase, giving the protein MTKKALITGITGQDGSYLTELLLEKGYEVHGIIRRSSSFNTERIDHLYNDPHIENTKLFLHYGDLSDSSNICRILEKVEPDEIYNLGAQSHVRVSFDTPEYTGDVVGLGTLRLLDAIKDTKINTKFYQASSSELYGKVQEIPQKETTPFYPRSPYAVAKLYSYWITVNYRESYDMFNCNGILFNHESPRRGETFVTRKITKALAKIVAGKQDKLYLGNIDAKRDWGYAKDYVEAMWLMLQQDTPDDYVVATGETYSVKDFLTQAFKTVNLDWEKYVEIDSRYFRPAEVELLIGDPTKAKQKLNWTPKTSFKELVRIMVEADLATEGITLGSKNETVIASH
- a CDS encoding hydrolase, which produces MKNKLLNSENSILLIIDIQEKLLKAQHDKEKIQKNAVILTKAAKILGIPVIVSEQYPQGLGATIPEIKENLSENAKYYEKKSFSCCANSAFEDLIKETGKNQVIVCGIESHVCVHQTVSDLLSAGYEIFLVKDAVGSRKEYECEIGFERMISSGAVPACVEMIVFELIKCASHEKFKQIQELIK
- the clpP gene encoding ATP-dependent Clp endopeptidase proteolytic subunit ClpP gives rise to the protein MDYETIINRVPMVIETTSKGERAFDIFSRLLRERIIFLGDEIDDDLANVIVAQLLLLDSENPEKDIMLYINSPGGVITSGMAIYDTMMHIRCDVSTICIGEACSMGSFLLNAGAAGKRLSLPHSRIMIHQPSGGARGQATDIMIEAAEISRIKKEMNELMAKHSGQSLERIEKDVERDYFMSAEEAKDYGLIDKVLYKPEIVKN